A single Tachypleus tridentatus isolate NWPU-2018 chromosome 9, ASM421037v1, whole genome shotgun sequence DNA region contains:
- the LOC143227455 gene encoding 52 kDa repressor of the inhibitor of the protein kinase-like, whose protein sequence is MAGSRRGVAEQILKDAPKAHYTHCHGHALNLAVYVTTKGSKLLADTLDITYEICKLIKFSPKRQGLLEKIKADINLETAGLKVICPTRWTVRSQSFDRIIAKYEALLLEWDVCLEDRLDSEMRARIIGIRSQMEKFEYFFALHLGVAVYSLTDNLSKTLQKTCMSAAQGQQNAKLVAGVLDKMRNDGNFDKIYEEVHRNTMELNSSEPQMPRQKRAPKRFEVGTECSTLRFLTLP, encoded by the exons ATGGCTGGATCACGAAGAGGTGTTGCTGAACAAATCCTTAAAGATGCTCCTAAGGCACACTATACACATTGCCATGGGCATGCCTTAAATTTGGCAGTATATGTCACAACAAAAGGGTCTAAGTTGTTAGCTGATACCCTAGATATCACATACGAAATCTGCAAGcttataaaattttcaccaaagcGTCAAGGTCTGCTCGAAAAAATAAAAGCTGACATCAACCTAGAAACAGCAGGTCTAAAGGTGATTTGCCCAACTCGCTGGACAGTTCGCAGCCAAAGCTTCGACCGCATCATTGCCAAATACGAAGCGCTTCTCTTGGAGTGGGACGTTTGTCTGGAAGATCGTCTAGACTCTGAAATGAGGGCACGAATAATAGGTATCAGATCCCAAATGGAGAAATTTGAGTACTTCTTCGCTCTTCATCTTGGTGTCGCCGTGTACTCTTTGACGGACAATTTGTCAAAAACATTGCAGAAGACCTGCATGTCTGCAGCACAGGGgcaacaaaatgcaaaactggtAGCAGGCGTTCTTGATAAAATGAGGAATGATGGTAATTTTGACAAGATATATGAAGAAGTGCACCGAAACACAATGGAGCTCAACAGTTCCGAACCTCAAATGCCAAGACAGAAGAGAGCGCCCAAGCGTTTTGAGGTAGGAACCG AATGCAGTACTTTGAGGTTCTTGACCTTGCCATAA